Proteins from a single region of Methanotorris igneus Kol 5:
- a CDS encoding PHP domain-containing protein produces the protein MKVDMHVHTIRSKCSLNNINLLKKICLKNNITPVIADHNTLTKTDFGITGEEIATDRGEFIGLFLNEEINEKDIFEAIDKVKEQGGLVYLPHPFDERRRRSLCKFNILDNKEFIKKVDIVEVFNSRCITNEPNIRAFEYAKKYDLLIGVGSDAHFIWEIGNAYINAEPFDRDNPREFLKLLSKYKKDMEILSKNLEKNPWISPKYYAKKGSNLNILLFSKITKKIRKKFNI, from the coding sequence ATGAAAGTAGACATGCATGTTCACACTATACGCTCAAAATGCTCATTGAACAATATAAATTTATTAAAAAAGATTTGTTTAAAGAATAATATTACCCCAGTAATCGCAGACCATAACACACTAACCAAAACGGACTTTGGCATAACTGGGGAAGAGATAGCAACAGATAGGGGAGAATTTATTGGATTATTTTTAAATGAAGAGATTAACGAGAAGGATATATTTGAAGCAATAGATAAGGTCAAAGAGCAGGGAGGATTAGTTTATTTGCCGCATCCTTTTGATGAAAGGAGGAGAAGGTCTCTATGCAAATTTAACATTCTGGATAACAAAGAGTTTATAAAAAAAGTAGATATTGTGGAGGTTTTTAATAGTAGATGCATAACTAATGAGCCAAATATAAGGGCATTTGAGTATGCAAAAAAATATGATTTGTTAATTGGTGTTGGAAGTGATGCTCACTTTATTTGGGAAATTGGAAATGCATATATCAACGCTGAGCCGTTTGATAGGGACAACCCAAGGGAATTTTTAAAGTTATTATCTAAATACAAAAAGGACATGGAAATTTTAAGTAAAAATTTAGAGAAAAACCCATGGATTTCACCTAAATACTATGCAAAAAAAGGTAGTAATTTGAACATATTGTTGTTTAGCAAAATAACCAAAAAAATTAGGAAGAAGTTTAACATATAA
- a CDS encoding helix-turn-helix domain-containing protein, which yields MGNKLILKTPCTTFTLENLMCCTFGLKVFDVVVYFEILKNGPSRINKIAEKLNRDRSTVQRAVQNLMNVGLVKRKQVNIKEGGYFYIYEALPFEEVKRIIKETVTQWCESVKQWIDEIEVEDVINEELKN from the coding sequence ATGGGCAATAAATTAATATTAAAAACTCCATGCACGACCTTCACACTCGAAAACTTAATGTGTTGCACATTTGGATTGAAGGTTTTTGATGTGGTAGTTTATTTTGAAATATTAAAAAATGGCCCATCAAGAATAAACAAAATTGCAGAAAAACTTAACAGAGATAGAAGTACTGTCCAAAGAGCAGTTCAAAATTTAATGAATGTGGGCTTAGTAAAAAGAAAGCAAGTAAATATTAAAGAGGGCGGATATTTTTACATATATGAGGCATTACCTTTTGAGGAGGTTAAAAGAATAATAAAAGAAACTGTAACACAATGGTGTGAGAGTGTCAAACAGTGGATAGACGAAATTGAAGTAGAGGATGTAATAAATGAGGAGTTAAAAAATTAA
- a CDS encoding EF-Tu/IF-2/RF-3 family GTPase, translating to MKNISVGLFGDIENVGRELGKKGTSTDITLYNYKVGDDAVLYVEPTRYPDRIQPLIYTINMTDYALVFVDEIKPELGETLLALDMFGVENGTFVVGEYVDVEQLKAIISTTSMKNFDIMEKDFIKIREKMANLEIKKENSSEFTKIPIDHFFTVKSVGTVILGKVEKGEVKVHDKLRLYPTDKEVMVRSIQVHDKDVKEAGLGSRVGLALKGVTTDELERGMILSNGNLEVSDEISLNIKWNPFMQKEVKAGEEYQIICGLQAVSCKVVERENDNITLKLKKPIVYEKGEKIVLLDGSAKIRILGVGEL from the coding sequence GTGAAAAATATTAGTGTAGGGCTTTTTGGGGATATTGAAAATGTTGGGAGAGAGTTAGGAAAAAAAGGAACGTCAACAGACATAACCCTATATAACTACAAGGTTGGAGACGATGCTGTATTGTATGTTGAGCCAACAAGATATCCAGACAGAATACAACCTCTAATATACACAATAAACATGACAGATTATGCCTTAGTTTTTGTTGATGAGATAAAACCAGAGTTAGGAGAGACATTATTGGCATTGGATATGTTTGGAGTTGAAAATGGAACCTTTGTTGTTGGAGAGTATGTTGATGTTGAGCAATTGAAGGCAATAATATCCACAACTTCAATGAAAAATTTTGACATAATGGAAAAAGATTTCATAAAGATAAGAGAAAAAATGGCAAATTTGGAAATAAAAAAAGAAAATAGTAGTGAGTTTACAAAAATCCCAATAGACCACTTCTTTACAGTTAAGAGTGTGGGGACTGTTATATTGGGGAAAGTTGAAAAAGGAGAAGTTAAGGTCCATGATAAACTAAGGCTTTATCCAACCGATAAGGAAGTTATGGTTAGGAGCATTCAAGTGCATGATAAGGATGTTAAGGAGGCAGGTTTGGGTAGTAGGGTTGGGCTTGCATTAAAAGGAGTAACAACTGACGAATTGGAGAGAGGGATGATACTATCAAATGGAAATTTGGAAGTTTCTGATGAAATTTCTTTGAATATAAAATGGAATCCATTCATGCAAAAGGAAGTAAAAGCTGGAGAGGAATATCAAATAATTTGTGGATTGCAGGCAGTAAGTTGTAAAGTTGTTGAAAGAGAAAACGATAACATAACATTAAAACTAAAAAAACCTATTGTGTATGAGAAAGGAGAAAAAATTGTATTATTGGATGGAAGTGCAAAAATAAGGATTTTGGGGGTTGGTGAATTATAA
- a CDS encoding RNA ligase: MEIDYALIAERLKLREEDIRRGFKRGIIIREEYKGVPMIAFRKKIKHIERGTALFLNENLDYIMGYPKIRRALVLNPTIKNYFIDKVVVEEKLDGYNVRIAKINNNIVAITRGGHVCPFTTKKAIQILNTKFFDNNPNLMLCGEMIGLNNPYVPHYYEEVDRGWENLGFYIFDIRDRETNEPLSIKEKIEICKKYNLPYVEPIGEFDKEDAHEYIKEIIDRLNAENREGVVLKDPDMAINPIKYTTHKTQCGDLKAAFTFFYDLGVDFMFSRVVREGYQAFEFNENDDALKKRALDIGESILYPMVDTIKKVHSGERVTEDFEIVVDSEEDLKEFLEYLKRLHMQFIIKNMEKIKADDEYKIKVKIGKIYSATNDKVLSHLNGGLW, from the coding sequence ATGGAAATAGATTACGCTTTAATTGCGGAAAGATTGAAGTTGAGAGAAGAGGATATAAGAAGGGGATTCAAAAGAGGGATAATCATTAGAGAAGAATATAAAGGAGTTCCAATGATTGCATTTAGAAAAAAGATAAAACATATTGAGAGAGGAACGGCTTTATTTTTAAATGAAAATTTGGATTATATTATGGGATACCCAAAAATTAGAAGGGCGTTAGTGTTAAATCCAACGATAAAGAATTACTTCATTGATAAGGTCGTTGTTGAGGAAAAGTTGGATGGTTATAATGTTAGAATAGCAAAAATAAATAATAATATTGTTGCAATTACAAGAGGAGGACATGTTTGCCCATTCACAACAAAAAAAGCAATACAAATATTAAACACTAAATTCTTTGATAACAATCCAAACCTAATGCTGTGCGGGGAGATGATTGGATTAAACAATCCCTATGTGCCACACTATTATGAAGAAGTCGATAGGGGCTGGGAAAACTTAGGATTTTACATTTTTGATATAAGAGATAGAGAAACAAATGAACCTTTATCCATAAAAGAGAAAATAGAAATCTGCAAAAAATACAACCTTCCTTATGTTGAGCCGATTGGGGAATTTGACAAGGAAGATGCTCATGAATACATAAAGGAGATTATTGATAGATTAAACGCTGAGAATAGGGAAGGAGTTGTTTTAAAAGACCCAGATATGGCAATAAATCCAATAAAATACACAACACATAAAACACAGTGCGGGGATTTAAAGGCGGCATTTACGTTCTTCTATGATTTGGGAGTTGACTTTATGTTTAGTAGAGTTGTCAGGGAGGGATATCAAGCATTTGAATTCAATGAAAATGATGATGCATTAAAAAAGAGGGCATTGGATATTGGAGAATCTATCCTATACCCAATGGTAGACACAATAAAAAAGGTTCATAGTGGTGAGAGAGTTACAGAGGACTTTGAAATTGTCGTAGATAGCGAGGAGGATTTGAAAGAGTTTTTAGAATACTTAAAGAGATTACATATGCAATTTATCATCAAAAACATGGAAAAAATAAAGGCAGATGATGAATATAAAATAAAGGTGAAAATTGGGAAGATATATTCTGCAACTAACGACAAAGTTCTGAGTCATTTAAATGGTGGTCTATGGTGA
- the argF gene encoding ornithine carbamoyltransferase gives MHLLDLDVLRREDVEKILEYAEYFKKNRYNHEKILKDKSIAIIFEKPSTRTRMSFDIAVHELGGHSLIMNQNEIHLGKKESIKDTARVMSRYVDAIVARVYEHKTLEDLAKYGTVPVINALSNLAHPCQILADLLTIKEYKKSFKGKKIAYLGDGNNVCNSLILGSALVGMDMVVATPRGYEPNALNVLKALEIIDEYGEGSLKLTNDPIEAAEDADILYTDVWISMGDEKNLEHVMKIFPPFQINEKLLEYAKDDVIVMHCLPANRGMEITDEVIDGEHSVVYDEAENRLHAQKAIFKFIFEKSSSDIR, from the coding sequence ATGCATTTATTGGATTTGGATGTGTTAAGAAGGGAGGATGTAGAGAAAATATTAGAATATGCAGAATACTTCAAAAAGAACAGATACAATCATGAAAAAATTTTAAAAGATAAAAGTATTGCCATAATATTTGAAAAACCATCCACAAGAACAAGAATGAGTTTTGATATAGCAGTTCATGAACTTGGTGGGCATTCTTTAATAATGAACCAGAATGAAATACATTTGGGAAAAAAAGAAAGTATTAAGGATACTGCAAGAGTTATGAGTAGATATGTTGATGCAATAGTTGCAAGGGTTTATGAGCACAAAACATTAGAAGATTTAGCAAAATATGGAACAGTCCCAGTTATAAATGCATTAAGCAATCTTGCCCACCCGTGCCAAATACTGGCAGACCTCTTAACAATAAAAGAGTATAAAAAATCCTTTAAAGGGAAGAAAATTGCATATTTGGGGGATGGGAATAACGTCTGCAACTCCTTAATACTTGGCTCTGCATTGGTTGGAATGGATATGGTTGTTGCAACACCAAGGGGTTATGAGCCGAATGCGTTAAATGTCTTGAAGGCATTGGAAATTATTGATGAGTATGGAGAAGGTTCATTAAAATTAACAAACGACCCAATTGAGGCTGCTGAGGACGCAGATATTTTATATACTGATGTTTGGATCAGTATGGGGGATGAGAAAAACTTAGAGCATGTCATGAAAATTTTCCCACCGTTCCAAATAAATGAGAAGCTTTTAGAATATGCAAAAGATGATGTAATCGTCATGCATTGCCTCCCAGCAAATAGGGGAATGGAGATAACTGATGAGGTTATTGATGGAGAACATTCTGTTGTTTATGATGAGGCAGAGAATAGATTGCATGCTCAGAAGGCAATATTCAAGTTCATATTCGAGAAATCATCAAGCGACATTAGATAA
- a CDS encoding transposase — MSGRKTKRKGYWKAYDKRFKIFNIKYTYDFVSFIINILLPYKEKRKVGRPLAISYNEYIATLIIKHIFRISLRDLETLSDYLHKKHIDSSTYGKAFQRIKISDLTKIIVGLHLIIANSLKSSVIIYIADSTGVHLLRVYCERIRVVNNEIKKVKYRVFDKMHVLACYYKDYGLISIVMVKWDNGYSSDSKNLLKMIKSLDFVKGAIILLDGGYDDEDLLRELLSIDLIPIVKTKEFKWDYGISKIRKKVKKLFDKKLYKIRGVIEAIFGGLKTKFRLTLNEKLPESRCRATLAVAIVHNILTLMRVISIRE, encoded by the coding sequence ATGAGCGGCAGAAAAACCAAAAGAAAAGGATACTGGAAAGCCTACGATAAGAGGTTTAAGATATTCAATATTAAGTACACTTATGATTTTGTTTCATTTATTATAAATATTTTACTTCCATATAAAGAAAAACGCAAAGTAGGAAGGCCTTTAGCTATAAGTTACAATGAATATATAGCTACTCTAATAATAAAACACATTTTTAGAATTAGTTTAAGAGATTTAGAAACTCTTTCCGATTATTTACATAAAAAGCATATAGATAGCTCCACATACGGAAAAGCTTTTCAGAGGATTAAAATAAGCGATTTAACTAAAATAATCGTTGGATTACACTTAATTATTGCTAATTCGTTAAAATCATCGGTTATAATTTACATAGCTGATTCCACTGGAGTCCATTTATTAAGAGTGTATTGTGAAAGAATCAGAGTTGTGAATAATGAAATAAAAAAGGTAAAGTATCGGGTTTTTGACAAAATGCACGTATTAGCTTGCTATTATAAAGATTATGGATTAATTTCGATTGTTATGGTAAAATGGGATAATGGATATAGTTCAGACAGTAAAAACTTACTAAAAATGATAAAATCTTTAGATTTTGTGAAAGGTGCGATAATATTGTTGGATGGTGGTTACGATGATGAAGATTTACTTAGAGAGTTGTTATCTATAGACCTCATTCCAATAGTTAAAACAAAAGAGTTTAAATGGGATTACGGTATTTCTAAAATCAGAAAGAAAGTTAAAAAATTGTTTGATAAGAAACTGTATAAAATTAGAGGGGTAATAGAAGCGATATTTGGAGGGCTAAAAACTAAATTTAGATTAACTCTAAATGAAAAACTACCTGAAAGTAGATGTAGAGCTACTTTAGCAGTAGCAATCGTTCATAATATTTTAACACTAATGAGAGTTATTAGTATTAGAGAGTAA
- a CDS encoding class I SAM-dependent methyltransferase, producing MHYFSEKPTSKHNVKIIEDIIRGKHLIFKTDSGIFSPNKVDKGTKLLAEEVEVDKDDDVLDVGCGYGVIGIALADEVNSVVMTDINRRAVKLARENVKLNKLEDLNIEIYQGDLYEKVKHKKYDVIISNPPIKAGKKVIHRIIEEGKELLKDNGSLWVVIQTKHGAKSLAKFMEEVFGNVETVTIKGGYRILKSVKE from the coding sequence ATGCACTATTTTTCAGAGAAGCCAACATCAAAACACAATGTAAAGATTATTGAGGATATTATAAGGGGAAAACATTTAATTTTCAAGACAGATTCTGGGATTTTTTCCCCAAATAAGGTTGATAAGGGTACTAAATTACTTGCTGAGGAAGTTGAAGTTGATAAGGATGATGATGTTTTAGACGTAGGTTGTGGGTATGGAGTTATAGGCATAGCTCTTGCTGATGAAGTTAATTCAGTTGTTATGACTGACATTAACAGAAGAGCTGTAAAATTGGCAAGGGAAAATGTAAAGTTGAATAAGTTGGAAGATTTGAATATTGAAATTTATCAAGGAGATTTATATGAAAAGGTTAAGCATAAAAAGTACGATGTAATTATATCAAACCCACCAATAAAGGCGGGGAAAAAGGTTATACATAGAATTATTGAAGAGGGAAAGGAATTATTAAAAGATAATGGGAGTTTGTGGGTTGTTATTCAAACTAAACATGGAGCAAAATCTCTTGCAAAATTTATGGAAGAGGTTTTTGGGAATGTCGAAACCGTTACAATAAAAGGGGGATATAGGATATTAAAGTCAGTAAAAGAATAA
- a CDS encoding NCS2 family permease, with amino-acid sequence MLSKIAEYFEFEKYKTDFRVEVLAGITTFMTMAYIIFVNPMILSNAGMDFGAVMVATCISSAIATLLMGVFARYPFALAPGMGLNAYFTYGVCLGMGVDWRVALGAVFISGILFVILTLTKIRTMIFNAIPNAIKYGTAVGIGLFIAFIGLKSAGIIVDSEATLVTLGNLLEPSTLLAMFGIFLTGILLCRKVVGAILWGIIITALIGMILGISPFPEGIVSMPPSIAPTFMQLDIMGALNLGLLTIVLSFFFVDLFDTLGTLSALSSQAGYLKDGKLPRSERALMSDSIGTVLGSILGTSTVTTYIESAAGIAVGGRTGFVSIIVALLFLLALFFYPIVKAIPAYATAPALVIVGALMMTCVKYIDWDDVSEAIPAFITLISIPLTFSIATGLALGFITYPILKVFSGKAKEVHWLVYILAVVFALRFVYLSG; translated from the coding sequence ATGCTGAGTAAGATTGCCGAGTATTTTGAATTTGAGAAGTATAAGACAGATTTTAGAGTTGAGGTATTAGCAGGGATTACAACATTTATGACAATGGCATATATTATCTTTGTGAATCCGATGATATTGAGTAATGCTGGAATGGACTTTGGGGCAGTTATGGTTGCAACCTGTATATCATCTGCGATAGCCACATTGTTAATGGGTGTTTTTGCAAGATATCCATTTGCACTCGCTCCTGGAATGGGGCTAAATGCATACTTTACCTATGGTGTTTGCTTAGGTATGGGTGTTGATTGGAGAGTTGCCTTAGGAGCTGTGTTCATATCCGGGATATTGTTTGTAATTTTAACACTTACAAAAATAAGAACAATGATATTTAATGCAATTCCAAATGCTATAAAATATGGAACTGCTGTTGGTATTGGTTTGTTCATTGCGTTTATTGGGTTGAAAAGTGCTGGAATTATTGTTGATAGTGAGGCAACATTGGTTACATTGGGTAATTTATTGGAGCCATCAACATTGCTTGCAATGTTTGGAATATTTTTGACAGGGATTTTACTTTGTAGAAAAGTTGTTGGGGCTATTTTGTGGGGTATTATAATTACTGCATTGATTGGAATGATTTTAGGCATTTCTCCATTCCCAGAGGGTATCGTATCAATGCCTCCTTCAATAGCCCCAACATTCATGCAATTAGACATAATGGGAGCTTTGAATTTGGGATTATTAACAATAGTATTGTCATTCTTCTTTGTTGATTTATTCGATACATTGGGAACATTAAGTGCTTTAAGCTCTCAGGCAGGATATTTGAAGGATGGAAAATTACCAAGGTCTGAGAGGGCATTAATGTCAGACTCTATTGGAACTGTTCTTGGCTCAATTTTAGGAACTTCAACAGTAACCACATACATTGAATCTGCAGCAGGGATTGCAGTTGGTGGAAGGACTGGTTTTGTTTCAATAATTGTGGCTTTATTGTTTTTGTTGGCATTATTCTTCTATCCAATAGTAAAAGCAATCCCTGCCTATGCAACCGCTCCAGCATTAGTTATTGTTGGGGCATTGATGATGACATGTGTAAAATACATAGATTGGGATGACGTTTCAGAGGCAATCCCTGCGTTTATAACCCTTATATCCATTCCATTGACTTTCAGTATAGCAACTGGTTTGGCACTGGGCTTTATAACTTATCCAATATTGAAGGTGTTTAGTGGAAAAGCAAAAGAAGTTCACTGGCTTGTTTATATATTGGCAGTAGTCTTTGCTTTGAGATTTGTCTATCTCTCTGGATAA